The proteins below are encoded in one region of Streptomyces sp. NBC_00490:
- the smc gene encoding chromosome segregation protein SMC: protein MHLKALTLRGFKSFASATTLRFEPGITCVVGPNGSGKSNVVDALSWVMGEQGAKSLRGGKMEDVIFAGTTGRPPLGRAEVSLTIDNSDGALPIEYAEVTITRIMFRNGGSEYQINGDTCRLLDIQELLSDSGIGREMHVIVGQGQLDSVLHADPMGRRAFIEEAAGVLKHRKRKEKALRKLDAMQANLARVQDLTDELRRQLKPLGRQAAVARRAAVIQADLRDARLRLLADDLVRLRQALSSEIADEAALKERKEAAEQELKKALQREALLEDEVRQLTPRLQRAQQTWYELSQLAERVRGTVSLADARVKSATSAPPEERRGRDPEDMEREAARIREQEAELEAALEAAEHALEDTVTHRAELERALVQEERRLKDVARAIADRREGLARLNGQVNAARSRAASAQAEIDRLAATRDEAQERAFAAQEEYEALKAEVDGLDAGDAELAERHDAAKAELAEAEAALTAAREAATAAERKRAATQARHEALALGLRRKDGTGILLGAKDRLTGLLGPAAELLTVTPGYEVALAAAFGAAADALAVTSPSAAADAIRLLRKQDGGRASLLLAGVPEAPLGGAGNGATGHDEPADATRPRAADFVRGPSDLMPAVRRLLHGIVVVGTLEDAEDLVYARPDLTAVTAEGDLLGAHFAHGGSAGAPSLLEVQASVDEAAAELEELAVRCEELSEAQHEAQERRKERTALVEELSERRRAADREKSTVAQQLGRLAGQARGAAGEAERSVAAAARAQESLDKALQDVEELAERLAVAEELPVEEEPDTSVRDRLAADGANARQTEMEARLQVRTHEERVKGLAGRADSLDRAARAERDARARAEQRRARLRHEATVAEAVASGARQLLAHVEVSLGRADEERAAAEAAKARREQELAAARNAGRDLKGELDKLTDSVHRGEVLGAEKRMRIEQLETKALEELGVEPAGLVSEYGPHQLVPPSPPAEGEELPEDPEHPRNQPKTFHRAEQEKRLKAAERAYQQLGKVNPLALEEFSALEERHKFLSEQLEDLKKTRADLLQVVKEVDERVEQVFTEAFRDTAREFEGVFSRLFPGGDGRLILTDPDNMLTTGVDVEARPPGKKVKRLSLLSGGERSLTAVAMLVSIFKARPSPFYVMDEVEAALDDTNLQRLIRIMQELQEASQLIVITHQKRTMEVADALYGVSMQGDGVSKVISQRLR from the coding sequence GTGCACCTCAAGGCCCTGACCCTGCGCGGGTTCAAGTCGTTCGCCTCCGCGACCACGCTCCGGTTCGAGCCGGGTATCACGTGCGTCGTCGGACCGAACGGCTCGGGCAAGTCCAATGTGGTCGACGCCCTCAGCTGGGTCATGGGCGAGCAGGGCGCCAAGTCGCTGCGCGGCGGCAAGATGGAGGACGTCATCTTCGCCGGCACCACCGGGCGGCCCCCGCTGGGCCGCGCCGAGGTGTCCCTGACCATCGACAACTCCGACGGGGCGCTGCCCATCGAGTACGCCGAGGTCACCATCACGCGGATCATGTTCCGCAACGGCGGCAGTGAGTACCAGATCAACGGCGACACCTGCCGGCTGCTGGACATCCAGGAACTGCTCTCCGACTCCGGCATCGGCCGCGAGATGCATGTCATCGTCGGCCAGGGGCAGCTCGACTCGGTCCTGCACGCGGATCCGATGGGCCGCAGGGCCTTCATCGAAGAGGCCGCGGGTGTGTTGAAGCACCGCAAGCGCAAGGAGAAGGCGCTGCGGAAGCTGGACGCGATGCAGGCCAACCTCGCGCGCGTGCAGGACCTGACGGACGAGCTGCGCAGACAGCTCAAGCCGCTGGGCCGCCAGGCGGCGGTCGCGCGGCGGGCCGCGGTGATCCAGGCGGATCTGCGCGACGCCCGTCTCAGGCTCCTGGCCGACGATCTCGTACGGCTGCGCCAGGCGCTCTCGTCCGAGATCGCCGACGAGGCCGCGCTGAAGGAGCGCAAGGAGGCCGCCGAGCAGGAGCTGAAGAAGGCCCTGCAACGGGAGGCTCTCCTGGAGGACGAGGTGCGGCAGCTGACGCCGCGGCTCCAGCGGGCCCAGCAGACCTGGTACGAGCTCTCCCAGCTCGCCGAGCGGGTGCGCGGCACGGTCTCGCTCGCCGACGCGCGCGTGAAGAGCGCGACCTCGGCGCCACCGGAGGAACGGCGTGGCCGTGACCCCGAGGACATGGAGCGCGAGGCCGCCCGGATCCGTGAGCAGGAGGCCGAGCTCGAAGCGGCCCTGGAGGCGGCCGAGCACGCGCTGGAGGACACGGTCACGCACCGCGCCGAACTGGAACGCGCGCTCGTCCAGGAGGAACGGCGTCTGAAGGACGTCGCCCGCGCCATCGCCGACCGCCGCGAGGGGCTGGCCCGGCTGAACGGCCAGGTCAACGCGGCTCGTTCGCGCGCCGCCTCGGCCCAGGCCGAGATCGACCGGCTGGCCGCCACCCGGGACGAGGCCCAGGAGCGGGCCTTCGCCGCGCAGGAGGAGTACGAGGCGCTCAAGGCGGAGGTCGACGGGCTCGACGCGGGCGACGCCGAACTGGCGGAGCGGCACGACGCGGCGAAAGCGGAGCTGGCCGAGGCGGAGGCCGCGCTGACGGCGGCCCGGGAAGCGGCCACGGCGGCGGAGCGGAAGCGGGCGGCGACCCAGGCCCGGCACGAGGCGCTCGCGTTGGGGCTGCGCAGGAAGGACGGCACGGGAATACTGCTGGGCGCGAAGGATCGCCTCACCGGCCTGCTGGGCCCGGCGGCAGAGCTGCTGACGGTGACACCGGGCTACGAGGTGGCGCTGGCGGCGGCTTTCGGAGCGGCGGCGGACGCACTGGCGGTGACCTCACCGTCGGCGGCGGCGGACGCGATCCGGTTGCTGCGGAAGCAGGACGGCGGACGGGCGTCATTGCTGCTGGCCGGGGTGCCGGAGGCGCCCCTCGGGGGCGCGGGGAACGGCGCGACCGGCCACGACGAGCCGGCTGACGCCACACGACCCCGCGCGGCGGATTTCGTCCGCGGCCCTTCGGACCTCATGCCGGCCGTACGACGTCTGCTCCACGGCATCGTCGTCGTCGGCACTCTCGAAGACGCCGAGGACCTCGTCTACGCCCGCCCCGACCTGACCGCCGTCACCGCCGAAGGCGACCTCCTCGGCGCGCACTTCGCCCACGGCGGCTCCGCGGGCGCCCCCAGCCTCCTCGAAGTACAGGCATCCGTCGACGAGGCAGCGGCCGAGCTGGAAGAACTCGCCGTCCGCTGCGAGGAGTTGAGCGAGGCCCAGCACGAGGCCCAGGAGCGGCGGAAGGAACGCACCGCACTGGTCGAGGAGCTCAGCGAACGGCGCCGCGCCGCCGACCGGGAGAAGTCGACCGTGGCCCAGCAGCTCGGCCGGCTGGCCGGACAGGCACGCGGCGCCGCGGGCGAGGCCGAACGGTCCGTCGCCGCCGCGGCCAGGGCGCAGGAATCGCTCGACAAGGCCCTCCAGGACGTGGAAGAACTCGCCGAACGTCTCGCCGTCGCCGAGGAGCTGCCCGTCGAGGAGGAGCCGGACACCTCCGTACGGGACCGGCTCGCCGCCGACGGTGCCAACGCCCGGCAGACGGAGATGGAGGCCCGGCTTCAAGTGCGGACGCACGAGGAGCGGGTCAAGGGTCTCGCCGGCCGCGCCGACTCCCTCGACCGCGCCGCCCGGGCCGAGCGCGACGCACGCGCGCGTGCCGAGCAGCGGCGGGCACGGCTGCGGCACGAGGCCACGGTCGCCGAGGCCGTTGCCTCCGGTGCGCGGCAACTCCTCGCGCACGTCGAGGTGTCCCTCGGGCGAGCCGACGAGGAGCGGGCCGCCGCCGAGGCCGCCAAGGCGCGCCGCGAGCAGGAGCTGGCCGCCGCCCGCAACGCCGGCCGGGATCTGAAGGGCGAGCTCGACAAGCTGACCGACTCGGTGCACCGGGGTGAGGTGCTCGGCGCCGAGAAGCGCATGCGGATCGAGCAGCTGGAGACCAAGGCGCTGGAGGAGCTGGGGGTCGAGCCCGCCGGGCTCGTCTCCGAGTACGGGCCCCATCAGCTCGTACCGCCCTCTCCGCCCGCCGAGGGCGAGGAGCTGCCGGAGGACCCGGAGCATCCGCGCAACCAGCCGAAGACGTTCCACCGGGCCGAGCAGGAGAAGCGGCTCAAGGCCGCCGAACGGGCCTATCAGCAGCTCGGGAAGGTGAACCCGCTCGCGCTCGAGGAGTTCTCGGCGCTGGAGGAGCGGCACAAGTTCCTCAGCGAGCAGCTGGAGGACCTGAAGAAGACCCGCGCCGACCTGCTCCAGGTGGTGAAGGAGGTCGACGAACGCGTCGAGCAGGTCTTCACCGAGGCCTTCCGGGACACCGCCCGGGAGTTCGAGGGTGTCTTCAGCCGGCTGTTCCCGGGTGGTGACGGGCGGCTGATCCTCACCGACCCCGACAACATGCTCACCACCGGCGTCGACGTGGAGGCGCGTCCGCCGGGCAAGAAGGTGAAGCGGCTCAGCCTGCTCTCGGGCGGTGAGCGGTCGCTGACGGCCGTGGCCATGCTGGTGTCGATCTTCAAGGCCCGGCCCAGCCCGTTCTATGTCATGGACGAGGTCGAGGCGGCCCTCGACGACACCAACCTGCAGCGGCTGATCCGCATCATGCAGGAGCTGCAGGAAGCCTCGCAGCTGATCGTCATCACCCACCAGAAGCGCACGATGGAGGTCGCCGACGCGCTGTACGGCGTCTCCATGCAGGGCGACGGTGTGTCGAAGGTCATCTCGCAGCGACTCCGCTAG
- a CDS encoding sugar porter family MFS transporter → MTSTAAPTSGARSAQPEHLGHVIFIAAAAAMGGFLFGYDSSVINGAVEAIRDRYDIGSAALAQVIAIALIGCAIGAATAGRIADRIGRIRCMQISAVLFTVSAVGSALPFALWDLAFWRVVGGFAIGMASVIGPAYIAEVAPPAYRGRLGSFQQAAIVIGIAVSQLVNWGLLNAAGGDQRGELMGIEAWQVMLGVMVIPAVLYGLLSFAIPESPRFLISVGKHERAREILKEVEGDTIDLDARVTEIEHAMNSEHKSTFKDLLGGSFFFKPIVWVGIGLSVFQQFVGINVAFYYSSTLWQSVGVDPTDSFLYSFTTSIINIVGTVIAMIFVDRVGRKPLALIGSVGMVIGLGLEAWAFSFDLVDGKLPAAQGWTALIAAHVFVLFFALSWGVVVWVFLGEMFPNRIRAAALGVAASAQWIANWAITASFPSLADWNLSLTYVIYTVFAALSIPFVLKFVKETKGKTLEEMG, encoded by the coding sequence TTGACCAGCACAGCGGCACCCACGTCAGGAGCCAGGTCGGCTCAGCCCGAGCACCTCGGGCACGTCATCTTCATCGCGGCGGCGGCCGCGATGGGAGGCTTCCTCTTCGGCTACGACAGCTCCGTGATCAACGGCGCGGTCGAGGCCATCCGGGATCGCTACGACATCGGGTCCGCAGCGCTGGCCCAGGTCATCGCCATCGCCCTGATCGGATGCGCCATCGGCGCCGCGACCGCCGGCCGGATCGCCGACCGGATCGGCCGCATCCGGTGCATGCAGATCTCGGCCGTCCTCTTCACGGTCAGCGCGGTGGGCTCGGCGCTGCCCTTCGCCCTGTGGGACCTCGCCTTCTGGCGCGTCGTCGGCGGCTTCGCCATCGGCATGGCCTCCGTGATCGGCCCCGCCTACATCGCGGAGGTCGCCCCACCGGCCTACCGCGGTCGCCTCGGTTCCTTCCAGCAGGCCGCGATCGTCATCGGCATCGCCGTCTCTCAGCTGGTCAACTGGGGCCTGCTGAACGCGGCCGGCGGTGACCAGCGCGGCGAGCTGATGGGCATCGAGGCCTGGCAGGTCATGCTCGGCGTCATGGTGATCCCGGCCGTCCTCTACGGCCTGCTCTCCTTCGCGATCCCCGAGTCCCCGCGCTTCCTGATCTCCGTCGGCAAGCACGAGCGCGCCCGCGAGATCCTCAAGGAGGTCGAGGGCGACACCATCGATCTGGACGCCCGCGTCACCGAGATCGAGCACGCCATGAACAGCGAGCACAAGTCCACCTTCAAGGACCTGCTCGGCGGCAGCTTCTTCTTCAAGCCGATCGTCTGGGTCGGTATCGGCCTCTCGGTCTTCCAGCAGTTCGTCGGCATCAACGTCGCGTTCTACTACTCCTCGACCCTGTGGCAGTCGGTCGGTGTCGACCCGACGGACTCGTTCCTCTACTCGTTCACGACGTCGATCATCAACATCGTCGGCACCGTGATCGCCATGATCTTCGTGGACCGCGTCGGCCGTAAGCCGCTGGCCCTCATCGGCTCGGTCGGCATGGTGATCGGTCTCGGACTGGAGGCCTGGGCCTTCTCCTTCGACCTGGTCGACGGCAAGCTGCCGGCCGCGCAGGGCTGGACCGCCCTGATCGCCGCCCACGTCTTCGTCCTCTTCTTCGCCCTGTCCTGGGGTGTGGTGGTCTGGGTCTTCCTCGGCGAGATGTTCCCGAACAGGATCCGCGCCGCCGCCCTGGGTGTGGCCGCCTCCGCGCAGTGGATCGCCAACTGGGCCATCACCGCGAGCTTCCCCTCGCTGGCGGACTGGAACCTCTCCCTGACCTACGTGATCTACACGGTCTTCGCCGCGCTCTCCATCCCGTTCGTCCTCAAGTTCGTCAAGGAGACGAAGGGCAAGACGCTGGAGGAGATGGGCTGA
- a CDS encoding LLM class flavin-dependent oxidoreductase — MPVTVVRFNLVEPGAGPASLRARYQTALEMAAYADEHGITTVQTEEHHGVANNWLPSPFAFAGAVFGATRRIAVTVSAIIGPLHDPLRLAEEIAVLDLLSGGRLVTVAGIGYRPEEYAQFDVDWKRRGKLQDELLETLLRAWTGEEFEYRGRTVRVTPRPCTDPHPLLLVGGSSRAAARRAARLGLPFFPSAHLPELEAYYKERLVEYDTEGWTMMPAAETPLLHIAEDPDRAWDMYGSCFLHEARTYASWQSGDIRSAVRSGATTVDELRAEGVYRILTPAECVAQGLDNLVLHPLAGGMPLEEGWRSLRLFAQEVLPALTD, encoded by the coding sequence ATGCCCGTCACGGTCGTACGCTTCAACCTCGTCGAACCCGGCGCCGGCCCCGCCTCCCTGCGCGCCCGCTACCAGACCGCCCTGGAGATGGCCGCGTACGCCGACGAGCACGGGATCACCACCGTGCAGACCGAGGAGCACCACGGCGTCGCCAACAACTGGCTGCCCTCGCCGTTCGCCTTCGCGGGCGCCGTCTTCGGAGCGACCCGAAGGATCGCGGTCACGGTCTCGGCGATCATCGGCCCGCTGCACGACCCGCTCCGGCTGGCCGAGGAGATCGCCGTACTGGATCTACTGAGCGGCGGCCGCCTGGTGACGGTCGCGGGAATCGGCTACCGGCCCGAGGAGTACGCCCAGTTCGACGTGGACTGGAAGCGACGCGGCAAGCTCCAGGACGAACTCCTCGAGACGCTGCTCAGGGCCTGGACCGGCGAGGAGTTCGAGTACCGGGGCCGTACGGTACGGGTCACCCCGCGCCCCTGCACCGACCCGCACCCCCTGCTCCTGGTCGGCGGCTCCTCCCGGGCCGCCGCCCGCCGGGCCGCCCGTCTGGGCCTGCCGTTCTTCCCCAGCGCGCATCTGCCGGAGCTGGAGGCGTACTACAAGGAGCGGCTCGTCGAGTACGACACCGAGGGCTGGACCATGATGCCCGCCGCCGAGACCCCGCTGCTGCACATCGCCGAGGACCCGGACCGGGCGTGGGACATGTACGGCTCCTGTTTCCTGCACGAGGCCCGGACGTACGCCTCCTGGCAGTCCGGGGACATCCGGTCCGCCGTGCGGTCGGGGGCCACGACCGTGGACGAGCTGCGTGCCGAGGGCGTGTACCGGATCCTGACTCCGGCCGAGTGCGTGGCGCAGGGCCTCGACAACCTCGTCCTGCATCCGCTGGCGGGCGGGATGCCGCTGGAGGAGGGGTGGCGGAGTCTGCGGCTGTTCGCGCAGGAGGTGCTGCCGGCGCTGACGGACTGA
- the ftsY gene encoding signal recognition particle-docking protein FtsY, protein METVILAVVIAVVVLGVLGGLVVGSRRKKPLPPPPPAAPDITAPPAEPHVGDEAETPRDEPRRTIEEVDLPDGSAPVAVEEPPALEIPEIEVPEPTAGRLVRLRARLSRSQNALGKGLLTLLSREHLDEDTWEEIEDILLTADVGVAPTQELVESLRERVKVLGTRTPEELRGLLREELLKLLGTDFDRTVRTEPETSKPGIVMVVGVNGTGKTTTTGKLARVLVADGRSVVLGAADTFRAAAADQLQTWGDRVGAHTVRGPEGGDPASIAFDAVKEGKQIGADVVLIDTAGRLHTKTGLMDELGKVKRVVEKQAPLDEILLVLDATTGQNGLVQARVFAEVVDITGIVLTKLDGTAKGGIVIAVQRELGVPVKLVGLGEGADDLAPFEPEAFVDALIGE, encoded by the coding sequence ATGGAAACCGTCATCCTTGCTGTAGTCATCGCCGTGGTCGTGCTCGGTGTGCTCGGCGGGCTCGTCGTCGGCAGCCGACGTAAGAAGCCGCTGCCCCCGCCGCCTCCCGCAGCGCCCGACATCACCGCCCCTCCGGCCGAGCCGCACGTCGGCGACGAGGCCGAGACGCCCCGCGACGAACCGCGCCGGACGATAGAGGAGGTGGATCTCCCGGACGGCTCGGCCCCGGTCGCCGTCGAGGAGCCGCCGGCTCTTGAAATCCCCGAGATCGAGGTCCCCGAGCCCACGGCCGGACGTCTCGTCCGCCTGCGCGCGCGCCTCTCCCGCTCCCAGAACGCGCTCGGCAAGGGGCTGCTCACGCTCCTGTCGCGCGAGCACCTCGACGAGGACACCTGGGAGGAGATCGAGGACATCCTCCTCACCGCCGACGTCGGCGTCGCCCCCACCCAGGAACTGGTCGAGAGCCTGCGCGAGCGCGTGAAGGTGCTCGGCACCCGGACCCCCGAGGAGCTGCGCGGCCTGCTGCGCGAGGAGCTCCTCAAGCTGCTCGGCACCGACTTCGACCGCACGGTCAGGACCGAGCCCGAGACCAGCAAGCCCGGCATCGTGATGGTCGTCGGTGTCAACGGCACCGGCAAGACCACCACCACCGGCAAGCTCGCCCGGGTCCTGGTCGCCGACGGCCGCAGTGTGGTCCTCGGCGCCGCCGACACCTTCCGTGCCGCCGCCGCCGACCAGCTCCAGACCTGGGGCGACCGGGTCGGCGCCCACACCGTCCGGGGCCCCGAGGGCGGCGACCCCGCCTCCATCGCCTTCGACGCGGTGAAGGAGGGCAAGCAGATCGGCGCGGACGTCGTGCTGATCGACACCGCCGGGCGCCTCCACACCAAGACCGGGCTCATGGACGAGCTCGGCAAGGTCAAGCGGGTCGTCGAGAAGCAGGCGCCGCTCGACGAGATTCTGTTGGTGCTGGACGCCACGACCGGGCAGAACGGCCTCGTGCAGGCCCGTGTCTTCGCCGAGGTCGTCGACATCACCGGCATCGTGCTGACCAAGCTGGACGGCACCGCCAAGGGCGGCATCGTGATCGCGGTCCAGCGGGAGCTGGGTGTGCCGGTGAAGCTGGTGGGTCTCGGTGAGGGTGCCGACGACCTGGCGCCCTTCGAGCCGGAAGCGTTCGTGGATGCCCTTATCGGTGAGTAG
- a CDS encoding bifunctional DNA primase/polymerase has product MGFTIGSSRGIRDIRSSSRRRGRSSECTAVAEFTGLWGWDVVPGARAAAGACSCGRADCQTPGAHPLDFAPEVPAGATLDEVTGAWAEFPGASVMLPVGRAFDVIEVAEPAGRRALVRLERMGLPLGPVTATPEGRAQFFVAPGAAAELPELLYRMGWDDPTSLDLRGLGPGTHITAPPSDRAGLGPVEWLRSPALDSATKPPAARLLLGTLAYVAHRSRA; this is encoded by the coding sequence ATGGGCTTCACGATCGGCAGCAGTCGGGGTATCCGCGACATCCGGTCCTCCTCGCGTCGCCGCGGCCGCTCGTCGGAGTGCACCGCCGTGGCCGAGTTCACCGGACTCTGGGGCTGGGACGTCGTCCCGGGCGCCCGGGCCGCCGCGGGCGCCTGCTCCTGTGGCCGGGCGGACTGCCAGACACCGGGCGCGCACCCGCTGGACTTCGCGCCGGAGGTGCCCGCCGGGGCGACGCTGGACGAAGTGACCGGCGCCTGGGCCGAGTTCCCGGGCGCCTCGGTGATGCTGCCCGTCGGCCGGGCCTTCGACGTGATCGAGGTGGCGGAACCCGCCGGCCGCCGCGCCCTGGTCCGCCTGGAGCGCATGGGCCTGCCCCTCGGCCCGGTGACGGCGACCCCCGAGGGCCGCGCGCAGTTCTTCGTCGCCCCCGGCGCCGCCGCCGAACTGCCCGAACTCCTCTACCGCATGGGCTGGGACGACCCGACCTCCCTGGACCTGCGTGGCCTGGGCCCCGGCACCCACATCACGGCCCCGCCCTCGGACCGGGCGGGCCTGGGCCCGGTCGAGTGGCTGCGCTCCCCCGCGCTGGACTCGGCGACGAAACCGCCGGCGGCGAGGCTGCTGCTGGGGACGCTCGCCTACGTGGCACACCGGTCGCGGGCGTAG
- the nsdA gene encoding transcriptional repressor NsdA → MSGNGESGTGAGSAANGDKRPNELLTSWFVRSGWSKGELARQVNRRARQLGANHISTDTSRVRRWLDGENPREPIPRILSELFSERFGCVVSVEDLGLRAARQSPSVSGVDLPWTGPQTVALLSEFSRSDLMLARRGFLGTSLALSAGPSLIEPMQRWLVPSPSAAHHEPESAAAARRVGRLSKPELDLLESTTVMFRQWDAQCGGGLRRKAVVGQLHEVTDLLQEPQPDTTTRKLFKVAAELAELAGWMSYDVGLQPTAQKYFVLALHAAKEAGDKPLGSYVLSSMSRQMIHLGRPDDALELIHLAQYGSRDCASPRTQSMLYAMEARAYANMGQPGKCKRAVRMAEDTFADSDEWDEPDPDWIRFFSEAELYGENSHSYRDLAYVAGRSPTYASLAEPLMQRAVDLFAKDAEHQRSYALNLIGMATVHLLQREPERSTVLTEEAMHIAKKVRSERVNTRIRKTVDTAVRDFGDLAEVVDLTEKLGIELPETAEAV, encoded by the coding sequence GTGAGCGGCAACGGCGAAAGCGGAACGGGCGCCGGCAGCGCGGCGAACGGTGACAAGCGCCCCAATGAGCTGCTCACCTCGTGGTTCGTGCGCAGCGGCTGGTCGAAGGGCGAACTCGCCCGCCAAGTCAACCGCCGGGCCCGCCAGTTGGGCGCCAACCACATCTCCACCGACACCTCGCGCGTCCGCCGCTGGCTGGACGGCGAGAATCCCCGTGAGCCGATCCCCAGGATCCTGTCGGAGCTGTTCTCCGAGCGGTTCGGCTGTGTCGTCTCGGTCGAGGATCTCGGCCTGCGGGCCGCCCGCCAGTCACCGTCCGTGTCCGGGGTCGACCTGCCCTGGACGGGCCCGCAGACCGTGGCCCTGCTCAGCGAGTTCTCGCGCAGCGACCTGATGCTGGCGCGGCGCGGCTTCCTCGGGACCTCGCTGGCCCTGTCCGCGGGCCCGTCCCTCATCGAGCCCATGCAGCGCTGGCTCGTGCCCTCCCCGTCCGCCGCGCACCACGAGCCCGAGTCGGCGGCCGCGGCCCGCCGGGTCGGCCGGCTGTCCAAGCCCGAGCTGGACCTCCTCGAGTCCACCACCGTGATGTTCCGGCAGTGGGACGCCCAGTGCGGCGGCGGTCTGCGCCGCAAGGCGGTCGTCGGCCAGCTGCACGAGGTCACGGACCTCCTCCAGGAACCCCAGCCCGACACCACCACCCGCAAGCTGTTCAAGGTCGCCGCAGAACTGGCGGAGCTCGCGGGCTGGATGTCGTACGACGTCGGGCTCCAGCCGACCGCGCAGAAGTACTTCGTCCTGGCCCTGCACGCCGCCAAGGAGGCCGGCGACAAGCCGCTGGGCTCGTACGTCCTGTCCAGCATGAGCCGCCAGATGATCCACCTGGGCCGGCCCGACGACGCCCTGGAGCTGATCCACCTCGCGCAGTACGGCAGCCGGGACTGCGCGAGTCCGCGCACCCAGTCGATGCTGTATGCGATGGAGGCCCGCGCGTACGCCAACATGGGACAGCCCGGCAAGTGCAAGCGTGCCGTCCGGATGGCCGAGGACACCTTCGCCGACTCCGATGAATGGGACGAGCCGGACCCCGACTGGATCCGCTTCTTCTCCGAGGCCGAGCTGTACGGCGAGAACTCCCACTCCTACCGTGACCTGGCCTATGTCGCCGGCCGCAGCCCCACGTACGCGTCCCTGGCCGAGCCCCTGATGCAGCGGGCCGTGGACCTCTTCGCCAAGGACGCCGAGCACCAGCGGTCGTACGCGCTCAACCTGATCGGCATGGCCACCGTGCACCTGCTCCAGCGCGAGCCCGAGCGGAGCACGGTGCTCACCGAGGAGGCGATGCATATCGCCAAGAAGGTCCGCTCCGAGCGGGTGAACACTCGTATCCGAAAGACGGTGGACACGGCCGTACGCGATTTCGGTGATCTCGCCGAGGTTGTGGATCTCACCGAGAAGCTCGGCATCGAGCTTCCGGAGACGGCCGAAGCAGTCTGA
- a CDS encoding ammonium transporter produces the protein MAPAITMAADVELSPANTGFMLICSALVLLMTPGLAFFYGGMVRVKSTLNMLMMSFISMGIITILWVLYGFSVAFGADKGSLVGWTSDFVGLSGIDKGDLWLPYNIPVLAFMVFQLMFAIITPALISGALADRVKFSAWALFIALWATIVYFPVAHWVWGTGGWAFDLGVIDFAGGTAVHINAGAAALGVILVIGKRVGFKKDPMRPHSLPLVMLGAGLLWFGWFGFNAGSWLGNDDGVGTLMFVNTQVATAAAMLAWLIYEKIRHGAFTTLGAASGAVAGLVAITPSGGAVTPIGAIAVGAIAGVLCAMAVGLKYKFGYDDSLDVVGVHLVGGVAGSVLIGFFASGKGQSDATGVFYGDHSWTQLWKQLAGVGGVLAYSLIASAILAFILDKTIGMRVTEDEEVAGIDQAEHAETAYDFSGAGGGAAKTAAAPAAAGAGKKVDA, from the coding sequence ATGGCACCAGCCATCACGATGGCGGCAGACGTAGAGCTGTCGCCCGCCAACACGGGCTTCATGCTCATCTGTTCCGCCCTGGTGCTACTCATGACCCCGGGTCTGGCCTTCTTCTACGGAGGCATGGTCCGCGTCAAGAGCACCCTGAACATGCTGATGATGAGCTTCATCAGCATGGGGATCATCACCATCCTGTGGGTGTTGTACGGCTTCTCCGTCGCCTTCGGCGCCGACAAGGGCAGCCTCGTCGGCTGGACGTCGGACTTCGTCGGGCTCAGCGGAATCGACAAGGGCGACCTCTGGCTCCCGTACAACATCCCGGTCCTGGCCTTCATGGTCTTCCAGCTGATGTTCGCGATCATCACGCCCGCCCTGATAAGCGGCGCGCTGGCCGACCGTGTGAAGTTCTCCGCCTGGGCGCTGTTCATCGCGCTGTGGGCCACGATCGTGTACTTCCCCGTCGCCCACTGGGTCTGGGGCACCGGCGGCTGGGCCTTCGACCTGGGCGTGATCGACTTCGCCGGTGGTACGGCGGTCCACATCAACGCCGGTGCCGCGGCGCTCGGCGTCATCCTGGTCATCGGTAAGCGCGTCGGATTCAAGAAGGACCCGATGCGCCCGCACAGCCTCCCGCTGGTCATGCTCGGCGCCGGTCTGCTGTGGTTCGGCTGGTTCGGCTTCAACGCCGGTTCGTGGCTCGGCAACGACGACGGCGTCGGCACGCTGATGTTCGTCAACACGCAGGTCGCCACCGCCGCCGCCATGCTGGCCTGGCTCATCTACGAGAAGATCCGCCACGGCGCGTTCACCACGCTGGGCGCCGCCTCCGGCGCGGTCGCCGGTCTGGTCGCCATCACCCCGTCCGGTGGCGCGGTCACCCCGATCGGCGCGATCGCGGTCGGTGCCATCGCCGGTGTCCTGTGCGCCATGGCCGTCGGCCTGAAGTACAAGTTCGGCTACGACGACTCGCTCGACGTCGTCGGTGTCCACCTCGTCGGCGGTGTCGCGGGCTCGGTCCTGATCGGCTTCTTCGCCAGCGGCAAGGGCCAGTCGGACGCGACCGGCGTCTTCTACGGCGACCACTCGTGGACCCAGCTGTGGAAGCAGCTCGCCGGTGTCGGCGGAGTCCTCGCCTACTCCCTGATCGCCTCCGCGATCCTCGCCTTCATCCTCGACAAGACCATCGGCATGCGGGTCACCGAGGACGAAGAGGTCGCCGGTATCGACCAGGCCGAGCACGCCGAGACCGCATACGACTTCAGCGGCGCCGGTGGCGGTGCCGCCAAGACCGCGGCCGCTCCCGCCGCCGCAGGAGCGGGCAAGAAGGTGGACGCATGA